From Nerophis lumbriciformis linkage group LG13, RoL_Nlum_v2.1, whole genome shotgun sequence, one genomic window encodes:
- the appb gene encoding amyloid beta (A4) precursor protein b isoform X1: MGGHTAAFFLLIAATLTLSSEVPADDSVGLLTEPQVAMFCGKLNMHINVQTGRWESDPSGSKSCVGTKEGILQYCQEVYPELQVTNVVEANQPVSIQNWCKKGRKQCRSHPLIVVPYRCLVGEFVSDALLVPDKCKFLHKERMDQCESHLHWHTFAKESCADRSTNLHDYGMLWPCDIDRFRGVEFVCCPAEAEQESDSAALDGEESDVWWGGSEPNENNDNSMTQHVDTEPTAAEDDEEEEDDEDTFERDGEDEDEEEEEEEEEDDDMTNERDSDERNANVAMTTTTTTESIEEVVRAVCWSRAAKGTCGAKLERWHFVPKTGRCAPFLFGGCGGNRNNFDSEEYCLAVCSSSLPTMMPSAPDAVDQYLESPGDDSEHGDFQKAKESLEAKHREKMSQVMREWEEAERKAKNLPRADKKAVIQHFQDKVEALEHEAAGERQQLVETHMARVEALVNSRRRMALENYLSALQGNPPRPRQVLSLLKKYVRAEQKDRQHTVKHYEHVRTVDPKKAAQIRPQVLTHLRVIDERMNQSLGLLYKVPTVANEIHNQVSVIVQRVQSELSQQVSSLQSDTRVDRMSYGNDALMPDQAYSFAPMDPGLDRLGFIHPESFNQPNTENHVEPVDARPVPDRGLPTHPGSALKPEEMPQVRLETKERQSAGYEVHHQKLVFFAEDVGSNKGAIIGLMVGGVVIATVIVITLVMLRKKQYTSIHHGVIEVDAAVTPEERHLAKMQQNGYENPTYKFFEQIHN; the protein is encoded by the exons ATGGGGGGACACACGGCGGCATTTTTTCTCTTAATTGCGGCGACCTTGACACTCTCATCCGAG GTGCCTGCTGATGACTCGGTGGGTTTGCTAACCGAGCCGCAGGTGGCCATGTTTTGCGGCAAGCTCAACATGCACATCAATGTGCAGACTGGCAGGTGGGAGTCGGATCCCTCTGGCTCTAAGAGCTGCGTCGGCACCAAGGAGGGCATCCTGCAGTACTGCCAAGAG GTGTACCCAGAGCTTCAGGTCACCAACGTGGTGGAGGCCAACCAACCCGTCAGCATCCAGAACTGGTGCAAGAAAGGCCGCAAGCAATGCCGCAGTCACCCACTCATTGTGGTGCCTTACCGCTGCTTGG TCGGGGAGTTTGTGAGCGACGCCCTTTTGGTTCCGGATAAGTGTAAGTTCCTGCACAAGGAGCGTATGGACCAGTGTGAGAGCCATCTGCATTGGCACACTTTTGCCAAAGAG TCTTGCGCGGACCGCTCCACGAATCTCCATGACTACGGGATGCTATGGCCGTGTGACATCGACCGTTTCCGAGGTGTGGAATTTGTGTGCTGCCCGGCTGAGGCCGAGCAGGAGTCGGATAGCGCGGCGCTGGACGGGGAAGAGTCGGACGTGTGGTGGGGCGGATCTGAGCCTAACGAGAACAACGACAACAG CATGACTCAGCATGTCGACACGGAGCCCACTGCTGCAGAAgatgacgaggaggaggaggatgatgaagATACTTTTGAAAGGGATGGCGAAGacgaggatgaggaggaggaggaggaagaagaagaagacgacgacatgACCAATGAGCGAGATAGCGATGAGCGCAATGCGAACGTTGCCATGACAACAACTACCACCACTGAATCCATTGAGGAGGTCGTCAGAg CCGTTTGTTGGTCACGTGCCGCAAAAGGCACGTGTGGTGCCAAGCTGGAGCGTTGGCACTTCGTGCCCAAAACGGGACGCTGTGCCCCCTTCTTGTTTGGGGGCTGCGGGGGCAACAGGAATAACTTTGATTCCGAGGAATACTGCTTAGCCGTCTGCAGCAGCTCCT TACCCACTATGATGCCCAGTGCTCCTGACGCTGTGGATCAATACCTGGAGTCTCCCGGCGACGACAGCGAGCACGGCGACTTCCAGAAAGCCAAGGAAAGCCTGGAGGCCAAGCACAGGGAGAAGATGTCGCAG GTGATGAGGGAGTGGGAGGAGGCTGAGAGGAAGGCTAAAAACCTGCCACGTGCTGACAAGAAAGCAGTCATTCAG CACTTCCAGGATAAGGTGGAGGCTCTGGAGCACGAGGCTGCCGGAGAGAGGCAGCAGCTGGTGGAGACCCACATGGCCCGCGTGGAAGCTCTGGTCAACAGCCGTCGACGCATGGCTCTGGAAAATTACCTCAGCGCACTGCAGGGAAACCCTCCacgg CCTCGTCAGGTGCTGAGCCTGCTGAAGAAGTACGTCCGGGCCGAGCAGAAGGACCGTCAGCACACAGTCAAACATTACGAGCACGTTCGAACGGTCGACCCCAAGAAGGCTGCGCAGATTCGGCCTCAG GTTTTGACCCACCTGCGTGTGATTGACGAGAGGATGAACCAGTCCCTGGGTTTGCTCTACAAAGTGCCCACTGTGGCCAACGAGATACACAACCAAGTCT CTGTCATCGTGCAGAGAGTCCAGTCCGAGCTGTCTCAGCAAGTCTCTTCCTTGCAGAGTGACACCAGG GTGGACAGGATGAGCTACGGGAACGACGCCCTCATGCCCGACCAGGCCTACAGCTTCGCTCCTATGGACCCAGGCCTCGACAGGCTGGGCTTCATCCACCCTGAGAGCTTCAACCAGCCCAACACTGAGAACCACG TTGAGCCTGTCGATGCTCGCCCAGTTCCAGATAGAGGACTACCCACACACCCTG ggtCTGCCCTGAAGCCAGAAGAGATGCCCCAAGTGCGACTTGAGACCAAGGAGAGGCAAAGTGCTGGCTATGAAGTCCACCATCAAAAACTG gtATTTTTTGCTGAGGATGTGGGCTCCAATAAAGGTGCCATCATCGGGCTGATGGTGGGAGGCGTTGTCATAGCGACCGTCATTGTCATCACCCTGGTGATGCTGAGGAAGAAGCAATACACTTCTATTCATCACGGCGTCATCGAG GTGGACGCGGCAGTGACACCAGAGGAGCGTCACCTGGCCAAGATGCAGCAGAACGGCTACGAGAACCCCACCTACAAATTCTTCGAGCAGATCCACAACTAA
- the appb gene encoding amyloid beta (A4) precursor protein b isoform X2 has product MGGHTAAFFLLIAATLTLSSEVPADDSVGLLTEPQVAMFCGKLNMHINVQTGRWESDPSGSKSCVGTKEGILQYCQEVYPELQVTNVVEANQPVSIQNWCKKGRKQCRSHPLIVVPYRCLVGEFVSDALLVPDKCKFLHKERMDQCESHLHWHTFAKESCADRSTNLHDYGMLWPCDIDRFRGVEFVCCPAEAEQESDSAALDGEESDVWWGGSEPNENNDNSMTQHVDTEPTAAEDDEEEEDDEDTFERDGEDEDEEEEEEEEEDDDMTNERDSDERNANVAMTTTTTTESIEEVVRVPTMMPSAPDAVDQYLESPGDDSEHGDFQKAKESLEAKHREKMSQVMREWEEAERKAKNLPRADKKAVIQHFQDKVEALEHEAAGERQQLVETHMARVEALVNSRRRMALENYLSALQGNPPRPRQVLSLLKKYVRAEQKDRQHTVKHYEHVRTVDPKKAAQIRPQVLTHLRVIDERMNQSLGLLYKVPTVANEIHNQVSVIVQRVQSELSQQVSSLQSDTRVDRMSYGNDALMPDQAYSFAPMDPGLDRLGFIHPESFNQPNTENHVEPVDARPVPDRGLPTHPGSALKPEEMPQVRLETKERQSAGYEVHHQKLVFFAEDVGSNKGAIIGLMVGGVVIATVIVITLVMLRKKQYTSIHHGVIEVDAAVTPEERHLAKMQQNGYENPTYKFFEQIHN; this is encoded by the exons ATGGGGGGACACACGGCGGCATTTTTTCTCTTAATTGCGGCGACCTTGACACTCTCATCCGAG GTGCCTGCTGATGACTCGGTGGGTTTGCTAACCGAGCCGCAGGTGGCCATGTTTTGCGGCAAGCTCAACATGCACATCAATGTGCAGACTGGCAGGTGGGAGTCGGATCCCTCTGGCTCTAAGAGCTGCGTCGGCACCAAGGAGGGCATCCTGCAGTACTGCCAAGAG GTGTACCCAGAGCTTCAGGTCACCAACGTGGTGGAGGCCAACCAACCCGTCAGCATCCAGAACTGGTGCAAGAAAGGCCGCAAGCAATGCCGCAGTCACCCACTCATTGTGGTGCCTTACCGCTGCTTGG TCGGGGAGTTTGTGAGCGACGCCCTTTTGGTTCCGGATAAGTGTAAGTTCCTGCACAAGGAGCGTATGGACCAGTGTGAGAGCCATCTGCATTGGCACACTTTTGCCAAAGAG TCTTGCGCGGACCGCTCCACGAATCTCCATGACTACGGGATGCTATGGCCGTGTGACATCGACCGTTTCCGAGGTGTGGAATTTGTGTGCTGCCCGGCTGAGGCCGAGCAGGAGTCGGATAGCGCGGCGCTGGACGGGGAAGAGTCGGACGTGTGGTGGGGCGGATCTGAGCCTAACGAGAACAACGACAACAG CATGACTCAGCATGTCGACACGGAGCCCACTGCTGCAGAAgatgacgaggaggaggaggatgatgaagATACTTTTGAAAGGGATGGCGAAGacgaggatgaggaggaggaggaggaagaagaagaagacgacgacatgACCAATGAGCGAGATAGCGATGAGCGCAATGCGAACGTTGCCATGACAACAACTACCACCACTGAATCCATTGAGGAGGTCGTCAGAg TACCCACTATGATGCCCAGTGCTCCTGACGCTGTGGATCAATACCTGGAGTCTCCCGGCGACGACAGCGAGCACGGCGACTTCCAGAAAGCCAAGGAAAGCCTGGAGGCCAAGCACAGGGAGAAGATGTCGCAG GTGATGAGGGAGTGGGAGGAGGCTGAGAGGAAGGCTAAAAACCTGCCACGTGCTGACAAGAAAGCAGTCATTCAG CACTTCCAGGATAAGGTGGAGGCTCTGGAGCACGAGGCTGCCGGAGAGAGGCAGCAGCTGGTGGAGACCCACATGGCCCGCGTGGAAGCTCTGGTCAACAGCCGTCGACGCATGGCTCTGGAAAATTACCTCAGCGCACTGCAGGGAAACCCTCCacgg CCTCGTCAGGTGCTGAGCCTGCTGAAGAAGTACGTCCGGGCCGAGCAGAAGGACCGTCAGCACACAGTCAAACATTACGAGCACGTTCGAACGGTCGACCCCAAGAAGGCTGCGCAGATTCGGCCTCAG GTTTTGACCCACCTGCGTGTGATTGACGAGAGGATGAACCAGTCCCTGGGTTTGCTCTACAAAGTGCCCACTGTGGCCAACGAGATACACAACCAAGTCT CTGTCATCGTGCAGAGAGTCCAGTCCGAGCTGTCTCAGCAAGTCTCTTCCTTGCAGAGTGACACCAGG GTGGACAGGATGAGCTACGGGAACGACGCCCTCATGCCCGACCAGGCCTACAGCTTCGCTCCTATGGACCCAGGCCTCGACAGGCTGGGCTTCATCCACCCTGAGAGCTTCAACCAGCCCAACACTGAGAACCACG TTGAGCCTGTCGATGCTCGCCCAGTTCCAGATAGAGGACTACCCACACACCCTG ggtCTGCCCTGAAGCCAGAAGAGATGCCCCAAGTGCGACTTGAGACCAAGGAGAGGCAAAGTGCTGGCTATGAAGTCCACCATCAAAAACTG gtATTTTTTGCTGAGGATGTGGGCTCCAATAAAGGTGCCATCATCGGGCTGATGGTGGGAGGCGTTGTCATAGCGACCGTCATTGTCATCACCCTGGTGATGCTGAGGAAGAAGCAATACACTTCTATTCATCACGGCGTCATCGAG GTGGACGCGGCAGTGACACCAGAGGAGCGTCACCTGGCCAAGATGCAGCAGAACGGCTACGAGAACCCCACCTACAAATTCTTCGAGCAGATCCACAACTAA